The Bacillus vallismortis genome window below encodes:
- the acdA gene encoding acyl-CoA dehydrogenase AcdA produces MNFSLSEEHEMIRKLVRDFAKHEVAPSAAERDEQERFDHELFREMANLGLTGIPWPEEYGGIGSDYLAYVIAVEELSKVCASTGVTLSAHISLCSWPIFAFGTEEQKAEHLTQLALGEKIGAFALTEAGSGSDAGGMKTTAERIGDDYVLNGSKVFITNGGIADIYIVFAVTDPVKKKKGISAFIVEKDFEGFSAGKKEKKMGIRSSTTTEITFEDCVVPAANRLGEEGEGFKIAMKTLDGGRNGIAAQAVGIAQGALDAAVQYAKERKQFGKSIAEHQGIAFKLADMATMTEASRLLTYQAAWLESSGLPYGKASAMSKLLAGDTAMKVTTEAVQIFGGYGYTKDYPVERYMRDAKITQIYEGTQEIQRLVISRMLAD; encoded by the coding sequence ATGAATTTTTCATTGTCAGAAGAACACGAGATGATAAGGAAATTGGTGCGCGATTTTGCGAAGCATGAGGTGGCCCCGTCAGCAGCAGAACGCGACGAACAAGAACGCTTCGATCACGAGCTGTTTCGGGAGATGGCGAATTTAGGGCTGACGGGAATTCCATGGCCTGAAGAATACGGAGGAATCGGAAGTGACTATCTGGCCTACGTCATCGCGGTGGAGGAGCTGTCAAAAGTGTGCGCCTCCACCGGTGTGACGCTTTCCGCCCATATCTCTCTTTGCAGCTGGCCGATCTTTGCCTTTGGGACGGAAGAACAGAAGGCAGAGCACTTAACACAGCTGGCCCTCGGAGAGAAGATCGGCGCTTTCGCTTTGACTGAAGCGGGGTCCGGTTCTGACGCCGGCGGCATGAAAACAACTGCTGAACGAATCGGTGATGACTATGTGTTAAATGGATCCAAAGTGTTTATTACAAACGGCGGGATCGCGGATATTTACATTGTTTTTGCAGTCACGGATCCCGTGAAAAAGAAAAAAGGCATCTCCGCTTTTATTGTAGAAAAGGATTTCGAAGGATTTTCTGCAGGCAAGAAAGAAAAGAAAATGGGCATCCGTTCGTCTACGACAACGGAAATCACATTCGAAGATTGTGTTGTGCCCGCAGCAAACCGTCTAGGAGAAGAAGGGGAAGGCTTCAAAATCGCCATGAAGACGCTTGACGGAGGCAGAAACGGCATTGCCGCTCAAGCCGTAGGCATCGCTCAGGGGGCGCTTGATGCGGCGGTTCAATATGCAAAAGAGAGAAAGCAATTCGGCAAATCAATCGCCGAGCATCAGGGCATCGCTTTTAAACTCGCGGATATGGCTACAATGACAGAAGCTTCAAGGCTATTGACCTATCAGGCGGCATGGCTTGAATCGTCAGGCCTTCCATATGGAAAAGCTTCCGCCATGTCCAAACTGCTGGCGGGGGATACGGCGATGAAGGTGACGACCGAAGCCGTGCAGATCTTCGGCGGCTACGGCTATACAAAAGATTATCCGGTTGAACGTTATATGCGTGATGCGAAGATCACGCAAATCTATGAAGGCACTCAAGAAATTCAAAGACTAGTCATCTCCAGAATGCTCGCGGATTGA
- the rpoE gene encoding DNA-directed RNA polymerase subunit delta, translating into MGIKQYSQEELKEMALVEIAHELFEEHKKPVPFQELLNEIASLLGVTKEDLGDRIAQFYTDLNIDGRFLALSDQTWGLRSWYPYDQLDEETQPTVKAKKKKAKKAVEEDLDLDEFEEIDEDDIDLDEVEEQLDLDTDDFDDEDLDEDDDELEIEEDLVDEDEEDEEDDDDKDLKS; encoded by the coding sequence TTGGGTATCAAACAATATTCACAGGAAGAGCTAAAGGAAATGGCTTTAGTCGAAATCGCTCACGAATTATTTGAAGAACATAAAAAACCAGTTCCTTTTCAGGAGCTTTTAAATGAAATTGCATCTTTGCTCGGCGTGACAAAAGAAGATCTTGGAGACCGCATCGCTCAATTTTATACAGATTTAAACATTGACGGCCGCTTCCTCGCGCTTTCTGACCAGACTTGGGGGCTTCGCAGCTGGTATCCGTATGATCAGCTTGACGAAGAAACGCAGCCGACCGTAAAAGCGAAAAAGAAAAAAGCGAAGAAAGCAGTCGAAGAAGATCTTGATCTTGACGAGTTTGAAGAGATCGACGAAGACGACATTGATTTGGATGAAGTCGAGGAACAACTTGATCTTGATACCGATGATTTTGACGATGAAGATCTTGATGAAGACGACGACGAACTTGAGATCGAAGAAGACCTGGTTGATGAAGATGAAGAAGACGAAGAAGACGACGACGATAAGGATCTCAAATCGTAA
- the uvsE gene encoding UV DNA damage repair endonuclease UvsE, whose translation MIFRFGFVSNAMSLWDASPAKTLTFARYSKLAKDERQEALLSVTKANLQNTLRTLHYIIGHSIPLYRFSSSIVPLATHPDVMWDFVTPFQKEFREIGELVKTHHLRTSFHPNQFTLFTSPKENVTKNAVTDMAYHYRMLDAMGIADRSVINIHIGGAYGNKETAIAQFHQNIKQLPKEIKQRMTLENDDKTYTTEETLQVCEQEDVPFVFDFHHFYANPDDQADLNEALPRMIKTWERIGLQPKVHLSSPKSEQAIRSHADYVDANFLLPLLERFRQWETNIDFMIEAKQKDKALLRLMDELSSIRGVKRIGGGTLQWKS comes from the coding sequence ATGATTTTCAGATTCGGGTTCGTTTCAAACGCGATGAGCCTTTGGGATGCGTCTCCCGCTAAAACACTGACATTCGCGCGTTATTCCAAGCTTGCAAAGGATGAAAGACAAGAAGCCCTGCTGTCCGTAACAAAAGCCAATTTGCAAAATACACTGAGAACCCTTCACTATATCATCGGCCACAGCATTCCTTTGTACCGTTTTTCCAGTTCGATTGTTCCGCTGGCCACGCATCCCGATGTCATGTGGGATTTTGTAACACCGTTTCAAAAAGAGTTTCGGGAGATCGGGGAGCTTGTCAAAACACATCATCTGAGAACAAGCTTCCATCCAAACCAATTCACCCTGTTTACTAGCCCGAAGGAAAATGTCACAAAAAATGCGGTAACCGATATGGCGTATCACTACCGCATGCTTGATGCCATGGGCATTGCTGACCGCTCTGTTATCAACATTCATATCGGCGGCGCTTACGGAAATAAAGAAACCGCCATTGCACAATTTCATCAAAATATAAAGCAGCTGCCTAAGGAAATCAAACAGCGGATGACGCTTGAGAATGACGATAAAACATATACGACGGAAGAAACGCTTCAGGTTTGCGAACAAGAGGACGTTCCATTCGTCTTTGACTTTCATCATTTTTACGCCAATCCAGATGATCAAGCTGACCTGAATGAAGCACTGCCCCGGATGATCAAAACGTGGGAGCGGATTGGGCTGCAGCCGAAAGTTCACCTGTCCTCTCCAAAATCGGAGCAAGCCATACGCAGCCATGCCGATTATGTTGACGCCAACTTTTTGCTGCCGCTGTTGGAACGCTTTAGGCAATGGGAAACCAATATTGATTTCATGATTGAAGCAAAACAGAAAGACAAAGCGCTTCTCCGCCTGATGGATGAATTAAGCTCCATCCGCGGTGTCAAACGCATCGGCGGAGGCACACTGCAATGGAAATCATAA
- the cls gene encoding cardiolipin synthase, with translation MLKRKLEFFFLYIMLIGAYVIWFFPVSRLEFYGGLLCYVSIILFSIYSLILENRTSQHTLLWIHILVFFPIIGYMFYLFSGQLYVKGKLFKTKRMYNREKLRKLFDREETPEVTGLKDNQERFFTYSIRAAHMNINTQSDIKVLKNGEETFPDIFKAMRKAESYIHIEYYMFKSDMLGRGMMDIMMEKARQGVEVRFLYDAAGSIKLARRDIMKMKQAGVDIVPFSPLKYGFFNQKLNFRNHRKIVVIDGKIGFVGGLNVGKEYISRDPYIGFWRDTHLRLEGEIVQTLHAIFMLDWEYVSSEVLIDQEKYNMPVPVEGGGIYQIVATGPDMKESMSDLYYEMITSAQKSIWIATPYFVPNESIRTALKAAATKGVEVRVMVPETNDSFLTQYASRSYFPELLLEGIEVYSYQKGFMHQKVMIVDGDLASVGTANMDMRSFQLNFEVNVFFTDAEAIRTLEDHFEEDMLDSEKLTPVAFYKRGVTDRTKESFARLFSGVL, from the coding sequence TCCGGTTTCCAGGCTTGAGTTTTACGGAGGATTGCTTTGCTATGTCAGCATTATTTTGTTTAGCATCTATTCGTTAATTCTTGAAAACCGCACCTCGCAGCACACGCTGTTATGGATCCACATTCTCGTCTTTTTTCCTATCATCGGCTACATGTTTTATCTGTTTTCCGGACAGCTTTATGTGAAGGGAAAGCTTTTTAAAACAAAACGAATGTACAACCGGGAAAAGCTCAGGAAGCTGTTTGACAGGGAGGAAACGCCTGAAGTGACAGGTCTTAAGGACAATCAGGAAAGGTTCTTTACGTATTCCATCAGGGCTGCCCATATGAATATCAATACGCAAAGCGATATCAAAGTGCTGAAAAACGGCGAAGAAACCTTTCCCGATATTTTCAAAGCGATGCGGAAAGCGGAATCTTATATACATATTGAATACTACATGTTCAAGTCGGACATGCTCGGCCGCGGCATGATGGACATTATGATGGAAAAAGCGCGTCAAGGTGTCGAGGTGCGGTTTTTATACGACGCCGCAGGAAGCATCAAGCTGGCAAGAAGAGATATCATGAAAATGAAACAAGCGGGAGTGGACATCGTTCCGTTTTCTCCGCTGAAATACGGGTTTTTCAACCAAAAATTGAATTTCAGAAATCACCGGAAAATCGTAGTCATCGACGGGAAAATCGGTTTTGTGGGCGGATTAAATGTCGGGAAGGAGTATATCAGCAGAGATCCGTATATCGGGTTTTGGAGAGACACTCACCTCCGGCTGGAAGGAGAAATTGTGCAAACGCTTCACGCCATCTTTATGTTGGATTGGGAATACGTCTCCAGTGAAGTGTTAATAGATCAAGAGAAATACAATATGCCTGTTCCCGTGGAGGGAGGGGGCATATATCAAATTGTCGCGACAGGCCCCGACATGAAGGAAAGCATGAGCGACCTCTATTATGAAATGATTACTTCAGCCCAAAAATCAATCTGGATCGCCACGCCTTATTTTGTCCCGAATGAGTCCATTCGCACGGCGCTGAAAGCGGCGGCGACAAAAGGAGTAGAAGTAAGGGTCATGGTGCCGGAGACGAACGACAGCTTTTTGACGCAATACGCGTCGAGATCCTATTTCCCGGAGCTGCTTCTTGAGGGCATTGAAGTGTACTCCTACCAAAAAGGCTTCATGCATCAAAAGGTGATGATTGTTGATGGCGATCTCGCCTCGGTCGGCACAGCGAATATGGACATGCGCAGCTTCCAGCTCAACTTTGAAGTGAACGTGTTCTTCACGGATGCCGAAGCGATACGCACCCTTGAAGATCATTTTGAAGAGGATATGCTGGACAGTGAAAAACTCACCCCTGTCGCCTTTTACAAAAGAGGGGTGACCGACCGGACAAAAGAATCCTTTGCCCGTCTATTTTCAGGCGTTCTGTAA
- a CDS encoding heterodisulfide reductase-related iron-sulfur binding cluster, translating to MSGFLIANALLFLVVTAYAVYLFVYLVKTRLAYIRLGQKEHFDNRIRERLRAIWVNVFGQKKLLKDKKSGIIHVMFFYGFILVQFGAIDFIIKGLAPDRNLPLGPVYPAFTFFQEIVTFLILIAVVWAFYRRYIEKLVRLKRGFKAGLVLIFIGGLMLTVLLGNGMNLIWHGHGLSSSEPIASGIAFLLGGVGETGAAVIFYIAWWMHLLFLLSFLVYVPQSKHAHLIAGPANVFFNRMESAGKLEKIDFTDETKESYGAGKIEDFRQSQLLDLYACVECGRCTNMCPATGTGKMLSPMDLILRLRDHLTEKGAAVTSRSPWVPAAAFRHTKGNQLAATSSGSGSQEAAAALEYHPSLIGDVITEEEIWACTTCRNCEDQCPVMNEHVDKIIDLRRYLVLTEGKMDSDAQRAMTSIERQGNPWGLNRKERENWRDAAPDTEIPTVKEMKKEGKEFEYLFWVGSMGSYDNRSQKIAVSFAKLLNHAGVSFAILGNKEKNSGDTPRRLGNEFLFQELAEKNISEFEKNHVKKIVTIDPHAYNLFKNEYPDFGFEGEVFHHTEVLAELVKNGKLKPQHPLQETITFHDSCYLGRYNEVYDPPREILKAIPGVQLIEMERNRETGMCCGAGGGLMWMEEETGNRINVARTEQALAVTPSVISSGCPYCLTMLGDGTKAKEAEDRVKTYDVAELLAQSVLGADKKMGEKQ from the coding sequence ATGAGCGGCTTTCTCATCGCAAATGCATTGTTATTTCTGGTTGTAACCGCTTACGCTGTTTATTTGTTTGTCTACTTGGTCAAAACGAGACTGGCCTACATCAGACTCGGGCAGAAAGAACATTTTGATAATCGGATCAGGGAACGGCTTCGCGCCATATGGGTGAATGTATTCGGACAGAAAAAACTGCTGAAGGACAAGAAAAGCGGAATCATTCACGTCATGTTTTTCTACGGGTTTATATTGGTTCAGTTCGGAGCAATTGACTTTATTATTAAAGGACTGGCTCCCGATCGGAATCTGCCGCTTGGCCCTGTCTATCCCGCCTTCACCTTTTTTCAGGAAATCGTTACGTTTCTCATTTTAATCGCTGTGGTCTGGGCATTCTACAGACGTTATATTGAAAAACTCGTCAGGCTGAAACGCGGCTTCAAAGCAGGACTTGTTCTCATTTTTATCGGAGGATTAATGCTGACGGTTCTGCTTGGAAACGGGATGAATCTGATCTGGCATGGGCATGGGCTTTCATCGAGCGAGCCGATTGCATCAGGTATTGCGTTTTTGCTTGGCGGAGTAGGAGAAACAGGGGCGGCGGTGATTTTCTATATCGCATGGTGGATGCATCTTCTATTTTTGCTGAGTTTTTTGGTATACGTGCCGCAGTCAAAGCATGCCCATTTAATCGCCGGCCCTGCCAATGTCTTTTTCAATAGGATGGAATCTGCCGGAAAGCTTGAAAAAATAGATTTTACCGATGAAACGAAAGAAAGCTACGGCGCGGGAAAAATTGAAGATTTCAGGCAGTCCCAGCTGCTTGATCTGTACGCGTGTGTTGAGTGCGGCCGCTGTACCAATATGTGTCCGGCAACAGGCACCGGAAAAATGCTGTCGCCGATGGACTTGATTTTGCGTCTCAGGGATCATCTCACAGAAAAAGGCGCCGCCGTCACCTCACGCTCGCCATGGGTGCCCGCGGCAGCATTTCGGCATACGAAAGGCAATCAGCTGGCGGCGACCTCATCAGGAAGCGGATCGCAGGAAGCCGCCGCCGCGCTTGAATACCATCCGAGCTTGATCGGCGATGTCATCACAGAGGAAGAAATTTGGGCGTGCACGACTTGCAGAAACTGTGAGGATCAATGCCCGGTCATGAACGAACATGTGGATAAAATCATTGACCTCCGCCGCTACCTTGTGCTGACAGAAGGGAAAATGGACAGTGACGCACAGCGCGCTATGACCAGTATCGAGCGGCAGGGAAATCCGTGGGGACTCAACCGCAAGGAACGTGAAAATTGGCGTGACGCGGCGCCGGATACCGAGATTCCGACCGTAAAAGAAATGAAAAAAGAGGGAAAGGAATTTGAGTACCTTTTCTGGGTCGGTTCCATGGGGTCTTACGACAACAGAAGCCAGAAAATCGCGGTCTCCTTTGCCAAGCTGCTCAATCACGCGGGCGTGTCCTTCGCGATCCTCGGCAATAAAGAAAAAAATTCAGGGGATACGCCGCGCCGCCTCGGTAATGAATTTTTGTTCCAAGAGCTGGCTGAAAAGAATATCTCTGAATTTGAAAAAAATCATGTTAAAAAAATCGTTACGATTGACCCACACGCATACAATTTATTTAAAAACGAATATCCGGATTTCGGATTTGAAGGCGAGGTTTTTCATCATACAGAAGTATTGGCTGAGCTGGTGAAGAACGGGAAATTAAAACCGCAGCACCCTCTTCAAGAGACGATTACCTTCCATGATTCGTGCTACTTGGGACGGTACAACGAAGTCTATGATCCGCCGAGGGAGATTTTGAAAGCCATTCCGGGCGTGCAGCTGATTGAAATGGAGAGAAACCGGGAAACCGGCATGTGCTGCGGCGCCGGCGGAGGGTTAATGTGGATGGAGGAAGAAACGGGTAACAGGATTAACGTCGCCAGAACAGAGCAAGCGCTCGCGGTCACCCCATCGGTGATCAGCTCCGGCTGTCCGTACTGTCTCACGATGCTTGGGGACGGCACAAAGGCAAAAGAAGCCGAAGACCGGGTCAAAACGTATGATGTCGCAGAGCTTCTGGCCCAATCTGTCTTAGGCGCTGATAAGAAAATGGGGGAGAAGCAATGA
- the cls gene encoding cardiolipin synthase, with translation MKIFFVILIIGIILLAFILFDIFMGRAVYKKNAYEPVFSKKKSDIELIHCGADLVERMMKDISQAASSVHVMFFIMKNDEVSHNMFTLLKTKAQAGVSVYLLLDWSGCQKIKKPALETMKNAGVHVHFLNKPRFPFFFFHMQKRNHRKIAVIDGKIGYIGGFNIAEEYLGKKAKFGNWEDYHLRMKGEGVHDLQTLFASDLKRNTGIELGTDVCPDRPQGNISHKIYATDGYSLEKTYLANIVQAKKRITICTPYYIPTKPLQQALVKARKNGVAVTIIVPMKSDHPLVREAAYTYYSELLDAGCLIYRFYQGFYHVKALIIDDHFSIIGTANFDQRSFFLNEEVNVEIDNEAFTKEVYATIEEDMKRSELLTKENFKKRTFRQRPAEWLGRALSYFL, from the coding sequence ATGAAGATATTTTTCGTGATTCTTATCATTGGCATTATACTATTGGCTTTCATACTGTTTGATATCTTCATGGGGCGTGCCGTTTACAAAAAAAACGCGTACGAGCCTGTTTTTTCAAAAAAGAAGAGTGATATCGAATTGATCCACTGCGGTGCTGATCTTGTGGAACGGATGATGAAAGATATCAGCCAGGCCGCTTCCTCTGTTCACGTGATGTTTTTTATTATGAAAAACGATGAGGTCAGCCACAATATGTTTACGCTGCTGAAAACAAAAGCCCAAGCCGGTGTTTCAGTTTATTTGCTGCTGGACTGGTCCGGCTGCCAAAAAATCAAAAAACCGGCGCTGGAGACGATGAAAAATGCCGGGGTTCATGTGCATTTTCTGAACAAACCTCGTTTTCCTTTTTTCTTTTTTCATATGCAGAAACGGAATCACCGGAAAATCGCTGTGATAGACGGAAAAATCGGTTATATCGGCGGGTTTAACATCGCTGAGGAATACCTTGGAAAGAAGGCGAAGTTCGGCAATTGGGAGGATTATCATCTGCGTATGAAAGGAGAAGGGGTGCATGATCTTCAAACGCTTTTCGCTTCCGATCTGAAACGAAATACCGGAATCGAACTTGGCACGGATGTTTGCCCGGATCGTCCGCAAGGGAATATCTCTCATAAGATTTATGCGACTGACGGTTATTCTCTTGAAAAAACGTATTTGGCAAATATCGTGCAGGCAAAAAAACGCATTACCATTTGTACACCGTATTATATTCCGACAAAACCGCTTCAGCAGGCCTTGGTCAAAGCCAGAAAAAACGGTGTAGCTGTTACGATCATCGTGCCGATGAAATCAGATCATCCGCTGGTCCGAGAAGCAGCTTATACCTATTATTCGGAGCTCTTGGATGCCGGCTGCCTGATCTACCGTTTTTATCAGGGGTTTTATCATGTGAAAGCCCTGATCATTGACGATCATTTCAGTATCATCGGAACCGCCAATTTTGATCAGCGAAGCTTTTTTTTAAATGAAGAAGTGAATGTTGAAATCGATAATGAGGCATTTACAAAAGAAGTCTATGCCACGATTGAAGAGGATATGAAAAGGTCGGAGCTGCTGACAAAGGAAAATTTCAAAAAGCGCACGTTCAGGCAGCGTCCGGCGGAATGGCTTGGCAGAGCATTATCTTATTTTTTATAA
- a CDS encoding ABC transporter ATP-binding protein — MLRQFFSYYKPYKTLFFLDFFSAIAGGLMELSFPLIVNYFIDTLLPGRDWGLIIATSIGLFAVYALSSALQYIVTYWGHMLGINIETDMRKSLFDHLQKLSFKFYDNNKTGTLMSKLTNDLMYIGEVAHHGPEDLFIAIMTILGAFGVMLFINWQLALLTFIIMPIVIWLALYFNKKMTKAFTALNKDIGAFSARVENNIGGIRLVQAFGNEAFEKERFAVNNQRFRITKLSSYKIMAKNGSISYMLTRFVTLFVLLCGTWFVIRGSLSYGEFVAFVLLTNVLFRPIDKINAIIEMYPRGIAGFKSYMELMETEPDIQDSPDARDVSALGGNIRYEHVSFGYDDHHSVFDDINLSIQAGETVAFVGPSGAGKSTLCSLLPRFYEASGGDITIDGISIKDMTLSSLRGQIGVVQQDVFLFSGTLRENIAYGRLDASEEEIWQAVKRAHLEELVHHMPDGLDTIIGERGVKLSGGQKQRLSIARMFLKNPSILILDEATSALDTETEAAIQKALQELSEGRTTLVIAHRLATIKDADRIVVVTNNGIEEQGRHQDLIEAGGLYSRLHQAQFGQMVQG, encoded by the coding sequence GTGCTGCGGCAATTTTTTTCATACTATAAACCATATAAAACGTTGTTCTTTCTCGACTTTTTTTCGGCGATCGCGGGAGGCTTAATGGAGCTGAGTTTTCCTTTGATCGTCAATTATTTTATTGATACCTTGCTTCCGGGCAGGGACTGGGGCCTGATCATTGCAACTTCAATCGGATTATTTGCGGTGTACGCGCTCAGCTCGGCTCTCCAGTATATCGTGACATACTGGGGGCATATGCTCGGGATCAATATCGAGACCGATATGAGAAAATCGCTTTTTGACCATTTGCAAAAGCTCTCATTCAAATTTTACGACAACAACAAGACGGGAACGCTCATGTCGAAGCTGACGAACGATTTAATGTACATCGGCGAAGTTGCCCATCACGGCCCGGAAGATTTATTCATTGCCATCATGACCATTCTCGGGGCGTTCGGGGTGATGCTGTTTATTAACTGGCAGCTGGCATTACTAACGTTTATCATCATGCCGATTGTCATATGGCTCGCGCTTTATTTCAACAAAAAAATGACCAAAGCGTTTACCGCGCTGAACAAAGATATCGGAGCCTTCAGCGCGCGTGTGGAAAATAATATCGGCGGCATCCGGCTCGTGCAGGCGTTCGGCAATGAAGCGTTTGAAAAAGAACGCTTCGCCGTCAACAATCAGCGTTTCCGTATCACAAAGCTTTCCTCATACAAAATTATGGCGAAAAACGGTTCAATCAGCTACATGCTGACTCGGTTTGTCACATTGTTTGTCCTTTTGTGCGGAACGTGGTTTGTCATTCGCGGTTCCTTATCGTACGGGGAATTCGTGGCGTTTGTGCTCCTGACGAACGTGCTGTTCAGGCCTATTGACAAAATTAACGCCATTATCGAAATGTATCCAAGGGGAATCGCCGGTTTCAAAAGCTATATGGAACTGATGGAGACAGAGCCGGATATTCAGGATTCTCCTGATGCGAGAGATGTTTCCGCTCTGGGGGGCAATATCCGCTATGAACATGTTTCGTTTGGCTATGACGACCATCACAGTGTTTTCGATGACATAAACCTATCCATTCAAGCGGGGGAAACAGTTGCGTTCGTCGGTCCGTCAGGCGCGGGAAAATCAACGCTTTGCAGTCTGCTTCCGCGCTTTTATGAAGCATCAGGGGGCGACATTACGATCGACGGCATCAGCATAAAAGACATGACGCTGTCTTCACTGCGGGGGCAGATTGGCGTCGTGCAGCAGGATGTTTTCTTGTTCTCGGGCACGCTTAGAGAGAATATTGCATATGGCCGTCTGGACGCATCAGAAGAGGAAATCTGGCAGGCTGTGAAGCGGGCGCATCTGGAAGAGCTCGTCCATCACATGCCGGATGGATTGGATACCATCATCGGTGAAAGGGGCGTGAAGCTTTCCGGCGGGCAAAAGCAGCGTCTGTCAATTGCGCGGATGTTCTTGAAAAATCCGTCGATCTTGATTCTCGACGAAGCAACTTCTGCCCTTGATACAGAAACAGAAGCGGCGATCCAAAAGGCGCTGCAAGAATTGTCCGAGGGGCGCACGACGCTCGTGATCGCCCACAGGCTGGCGACGATCAAAGACGCGGACAGAATTGTGGTCGTCACAAACAACGGTATTGAAGAACAAGGCCGCCATCAAGACCTGATTGAAGCCGGCGGTCTTTACAGCAGGCTGCATCAGGCGCAATTCGGGCAAATGGTGCAGGGTTAG